In Dyadobacter sp. NIV53, a single window of DNA contains:
- a CDS encoding ATP-binding protein: MNEELAAINEEYLATNEELAGSNQLLLRSNESLQRFSYVASHDLQEPLRKIQSFGDLVVNRYASKLGDGAEYLKRMQTAASRMSVLIDDLLTFSRISTYQEATTPVLLNDVLTQVLTDLELIIQETGATVNAAILPIVHGDQTQLNQLFQNLLSNALKFSSHDTIPAISITAEIKFANELPAHVIPTSRVAAYHRIDIADNGIGFDQKHVSRIFQVFQRLHGKNEFPGTGIGLAICERVVSNHGGAITARSQPGQGAVFSVYLPV; encoded by the coding sequence ATGAATGAAGAACTTGCGGCCATAAACGAGGAATATCTGGCAACGAACGAAGAGCTCGCCGGATCAAATCAGTTACTGCTCCGTTCTAATGAAAGTCTCCAGCGATTCTCGTATGTTGCCTCGCACGATTTACAGGAGCCACTCAGAAAGATCCAGTCTTTTGGGGATCTGGTTGTAAACCGTTATGCGTCCAAGTTAGGTGACGGCGCAGAATATCTGAAGCGGATGCAGACTGCTGCCTCCCGTATGTCTGTTCTGATAGATGATCTGCTTACGTTTTCCCGCATTTCTACGTATCAGGAAGCAACAACACCAGTACTGCTCAACGATGTTCTGACTCAGGTACTCACGGATCTTGAACTAATTATACAGGAAACCGGTGCCACGGTCAATGCCGCCATATTGCCCATCGTTCATGGAGATCAGACACAACTAAACCAGTTATTTCAAAATCTGCTTAGCAATGCGCTGAAATTCAGTTCTCATGATACAATTCCGGCAATTTCTATTACGGCTGAAATCAAGTTTGCAAACGAATTGCCTGCTCATGTAATTCCAACAAGCAGGGTTGCAGCTTACCACCGCATTGATATAGCAGACAATGGAATCGGATTTGACCAGAAACATGTTAGTCGTATTTTTCAGGTATTCCAGCGTTTGCATGGCAAAAATGAATTTCCCGGAACCGGCATTGGACTGGCAATCTGTGAAAGGGTAGTCAGTAACCATGGAGGTGCTATTACAGCCAGAAGCCAACCAGGACAAGGTGCTGTCTTTAGTGTGTATTTGCCGGTATAA
- a CDS encoding alpha/beta hydrolase, with the protein MGSIQSKTVVFITGAFVGNNCWDEWQTYFQSKGYATSAPPWPYKDAPVEELRERHPHGDKELALLTLNELIDHYVTIIEALPEKPIVIGHSYGGLLTQLMVNRDITAAGIAIHSVPPLGVFPYEFSFLKAGWKSLGLFTSIEETYMMSFEDWQYAFVNGMPLDVQQEAYDKFTIPESKTVARDALSSAAKVDFKKDHVPLLFTAGDTDHITPAHLNNRNFKAYENENSVLDYKVFSNRNHFVLGLPTWKEDADYILDWISVH; encoded by the coding sequence ATGGGTTCAATCCAATCAAAAACGGTCGTTTTTATTACCGGTGCTTTCGTCGGCAACAATTGCTGGGACGAATGGCAGACTTATTTCCAGAGTAAAGGCTATGCGACAAGCGCTCCTCCCTGGCCTTATAAAGATGCTCCGGTCGAAGAGCTTCGGGAGAGGCATCCGCACGGGGATAAGGAGCTGGCATTGCTGACCTTGAATGAATTAATTGATCATTATGTAACTATTATTGAAGCGCTTCCAGAAAAACCTATCGTTATTGGCCACTCTTACGGAGGACTTTTAACCCAGCTGATGGTCAACCGGGACATAACTGCTGCCGGGATTGCCATACATTCAGTGCCTCCTCTGGGCGTATTTCCTTATGAATTTTCATTTTTAAAAGCGGGTTGGAAATCACTGGGATTATTCACTTCCATTGAAGAAACTTATATGATGTCGTTCGAAGACTGGCAATACGCGTTCGTTAATGGTATGCCACTTGATGTGCAACAGGAAGCCTATGACAAATTTACGATACCGGAATCCAAAACAGTAGCCCGGGATGCATTGAGCAGCGCGGCAAAGGTTGATTTTAAAAAGGACCATGTTCCATTACTGTTCACAGCCGGCGATACAGATCATATTACTCCAGCCCACCTCAACAACCGTAATTTTAAGGCTTACGAAAACGAAAATTCCGTACTGGATTATAAAGTATTTTCAAACCGGAACCATTTTGTACTCGGGCTCCCAACCTGGAAAGAAGATGCCGATTATATCCTGGACTGGATCAGCGTTCATTGA
- a CDS encoding xanthine dehydrogenase family protein molybdopterin-binding subunit gives MSVLPSIGQPVSRLEGHLKVTGGAKYAGEYNIPGLLYGYVINSTITKGKIMKFNTGPAKALPGVIEIFTHENRPSLAWFNQQYADMDAPPGAPFRPLHDDKIKYNGQPIALVVAETFELARYAATIVEVEYEEEVFNTKLEDHLADAHAPAVGLATMLKPLPPKPRGDFESAYAGSFAQVSAEYLHGTEHHNPLELFATTTIYEGEGKLTIYDKTQGTVNSQLYVGNIFGLHFKDIRVISPYVGGAFGSGLRPQYQLFMSVMAALELKRNVRVTLDRSQMFTFGHRPPTIQHTRFGADESGMVTAMNHSAVAETSQFEDYTEVVVNWANMLYPASNTLMEYKLVNLDVYSPLDMRSPGGSTGLHAIESTMDELAYKLNIDPVELRLINYGHTDASMGRPFSSKELKECYLQGAEKFGWSNRNPETRSMRRGNKLVGYGMATGIWEANQLPARAEAMITKEGKLQINSAVTDIGTGTFTVMAQIAADELGLEIDDVIFSYGDSKMPFAPIQGGSFTTSTVGSAIKAAGKALRKKLLKKAVYMKNSVLKGAELDDVMFENGYIVLKNNPSLCVSFQDIIAGNNGKVIKTTNTSFPNVFRLKKYSRATHSAVFVEVEVDEELGIINVTRALTAVAAGKIINPKTARSQILGGMVWSISKVLHEETISDHNLGKYMNQNLGEYHIPVHADIHEMDVIFVEENDTIINELGVKGVGEIGLVGMPPAIANAIYHATGKRINQFPIHLDSLL, from the coding sequence ATGTCAGTTTTACCATCAATAGGGCAGCCGGTAAGTCGTCTGGAAGGTCATTTGAAAGTTACAGGCGGAGCCAAATATGCTGGCGAATATAACATTCCCGGATTGTTATACGGATATGTGATAAACAGTACCATTACTAAAGGGAAAATCATGAAATTTAATACCGGGCCAGCAAAGGCATTACCCGGTGTTATTGAAATATTTACACATGAAAACCGGCCATCGCTTGCATGGTTTAATCAGCAGTATGCAGATATGGATGCGCCTCCGGGAGCTCCATTCAGGCCGTTGCACGATGATAAGATCAAATACAATGGACAGCCAATAGCACTTGTAGTTGCCGAAACCTTCGAATTGGCAAGATATGCAGCTACAATCGTGGAGGTGGAATATGAGGAAGAAGTTTTTAATACAAAATTGGAAGACCATCTTGCTGATGCGCATGCCCCCGCAGTTGGGCTGGCAACCATGCTGAAACCACTTCCACCAAAACCGCGGGGTGATTTTGAATCAGCTTATGCCGGATCTTTTGCACAGGTTTCCGCCGAATATCTTCACGGAACGGAGCATCACAATCCGCTCGAATTGTTTGCGACAACCACCATTTACGAAGGAGAAGGCAAGTTGACGATCTATGATAAAACCCAGGGAACGGTTAATAGCCAGTTATATGTAGGGAATATTTTCGGACTGCATTTTAAGGACATTCGTGTGATATCGCCTTATGTGGGAGGAGCATTTGGCTCAGGATTAAGGCCGCAATATCAGTTATTTATGTCTGTTATGGCTGCTTTGGAGTTAAAAAGGAATGTACGCGTTACGCTCGACAGAAGCCAGATGTTTACGTTCGGTCACAGGCCGCCAACAATTCAGCATACACGTTTTGGCGCTGATGAAAGTGGTATGGTTACAGCTATGAACCACTCTGCTGTTGCCGAAACCTCACAGTTCGAAGATTATACGGAGGTAGTTGTGAATTGGGCAAACATGCTTTATCCGGCATCCAATACCCTGATGGAATATAAACTGGTCAATCTGGATGTATATAGCCCGCTGGACATGCGCTCACCTGGTGGCAGCACAGGATTGCATGCCATAGAAAGTACGATGGACGAACTTGCTTATAAACTGAATATTGACCCGGTAGAACTCAGGTTGATTAATTACGGACACACGGATGCAAGTATGGGCCGGCCTTTCAGCAGCAAGGAGCTTAAAGAGTGTTATTTACAAGGAGCTGAGAAATTTGGCTGGTCAAATCGTAATCCGGAAACGCGTAGTATGCGCCGTGGAAATAAGCTGGTTGGTTACGGAATGGCGACAGGAATCTGGGAAGCCAATCAGCTCCCTGCACGTGCAGAAGCAATGATCACTAAGGAAGGGAAATTACAAATTAACAGTGCTGTAACGGATATCGGAACTGGTACCTTTACAGTGATGGCACAGATAGCTGCTGATGAACTTGGACTAGAAATTGACGACGTTATTTTTTCTTACGGTGATAGTAAGATGCCATTTGCACCTATTCAGGGTGGTTCTTTTACTACTTCCACCGTTGGGTCAGCCATTAAAGCGGCTGGTAAGGCATTGAGAAAAAAGCTGTTAAAAAAGGCAGTTTATATGAAAAATTCGGTTTTGAAAGGAGCCGAACTGGATGATGTCATGTTTGAAAACGGTTATATCGTCCTGAAAAATAACCCATCTTTGTGTGTTTCATTTCAGGATATTATTGCTGGTAACAACGGAAAAGTTATTAAAACCACTAACACATCATTTCCCAATGTTTTCAGATTAAAAAAATACTCCAGAGCGACTCACAGCGCTGTTTTTGTAGAAGTGGAAGTAGATGAAGAACTTGGAATTATTAATGTAACAAGAGCGCTGACGGCGGTGGCCGCTGGTAAAATTATCAACCCTAAAACAGCGAGAAGCCAGATTCTTGGTGGAATGGTGTGGAGTATCAGCAAAGTGTTGCACGAAGAAACGATCAGCGATCATAATCTGGGAAAATATATGAACCAGAATCTGGGCGAATACCACATTCCAGTCCATGCCGATATTCATGAAATGGATGTGATTTTTGTCGAAGAAAATGACACGATCATTAATGAACTGGGTGTAAAAGGCGTAGGGGAAATCGGGCTGGTTGGTATGCCGCCAGCT
- a CDS encoding NADH-quinone oxidoreductase subunit N encodes MSDTDFSALMPLLLLAGSSVLVMLLIVVKFSHRIIQVSSLFLFVLSFTSLFYIKKLLPYQIGTLFVIDDFGIFIIGLIVFSGLVVNILSYIYFEEKEEGPKEYYVLLFLCTLGAGVLAVSKHFVSLFLGLEILTVGLYALIAYLRKRHHSIEAGIKYLILAAFSSAFLLFGMALIYLETGTMEFSAMASHVVSMQVLPPLFITGLGMMLVGVGFKLAVVPFHMWTADVYQGAPVPVTAFIATASKGGVLAVLLRFFLAIDGFRFQTVALILICIAVASMVVGNLLALRQKNLKRILAYSSIAHLGYLMVAFIPGNTMSIQAVSFYLFAYFATTLAAFGVIAVLSGREEDAEEIENYRGLFWRHPGQACILSAALLSLAGIPLTAGFTGKFYILAAGIQKGFWALAIILVVSSVFGLYYYLRVITAMFTGTGQTIPEEDEKHPVFFRVSMLILSVLAVVIIWLGVYPDQVISYMQQLQVK; translated from the coding sequence ATGTCAGACACTGATTTTTCCGCCCTTATGCCTTTGCTGTTACTGGCAGGTTCGTCCGTGCTGGTGATGCTGCTGATCGTTGTCAAATTCAGCCATCGTATTATTCAGGTCAGCAGCCTTTTTTTGTTTGTACTGTCATTTACCTCTCTTTTTTACATCAAAAAACTGCTTCCCTATCAGATCGGTACATTGTTTGTAATTGATGATTTCGGAATTTTTATCATTGGTTTGATTGTTTTTTCCGGACTGGTGGTCAACATCCTGTCTTATATTTATTTTGAGGAAAAAGAAGAAGGGCCAAAGGAATATTACGTTTTACTATTCCTGTGTACACTTGGTGCAGGTGTGCTGGCCGTAAGCAAACATTTTGTATCACTTTTCCTTGGCCTCGAAATCCTGACCGTTGGCTTATACGCATTAATTGCCTACCTCAGGAAAAGACATCATAGTATAGAAGCAGGGATCAAATATCTGATTCTGGCCGCCTTTTCTTCGGCATTTCTTCTTTTTGGAATGGCATTGATCTACCTTGAAACCGGAACTATGGAGTTTTCTGCGATGGCCTCACATGTGGTATCGATGCAGGTACTTCCGCCTTTGTTCATTACAGGATTAGGCATGATGTTGGTTGGAGTCGGGTTCAAACTGGCCGTCGTACCTTTTCATATGTGGACTGCCGATGTGTACCAGGGTGCGCCTGTACCAGTTACAGCTTTTATTGCCACAGCTTCCAAGGGTGGCGTACTGGCAGTACTACTTCGTTTTTTTCTGGCAATTGATGGTTTCAGGTTTCAAACCGTTGCTCTTATACTGATCTGTATTGCAGTGGCTTCAATGGTCGTTGGGAATTTGCTGGCACTGCGTCAGAAAAACCTGAAACGTATTTTGGCCTATTCGTCTATTGCACATCTGGGCTACTTGATGGTTGCTTTCATTCCCGGTAATACTATGAGCATACAAGCCGTAAGCTTTTATTTATTTGCTTATTTTGCTACTACACTCGCTGCATTTGGAGTGATCGCCGTTTTATCAGGAAGGGAAGAGGATGCAGAAGAAATAGAAAATTACAGAGGATTATTCTGGCGGCATCCTGGTCAGGCCTGCATTTTAAGTGCAGCTTTACTTTCACTGGCAGGTATACCGCTCACGGCCGGCTTTACCGGAAAATTTTATATTCTTGCTGCCGGAATTCAGAAAGGTTTCTGGGCACTGGCTATTATTTTAGTGGTAAGCAGTGTATTTGGGTTGTATTATTATCTTCGGGTAATCACCGCCATGTTTACCGGAACCGGCCAAACGATACCCGAAGAAGATGAAAAACATCCCGTCTTTTTCAGGGTCAGTATGCTCATATTATCAGTCCTCGCAGTCGTAATTATCTGGCTCGGAGTTTATCCTGATCAGGTTATCAGTTATATGCAGCAGTTACAGGTTAAATAG
- a CDS encoding PAS domain-containing protein, with protein MMTNFPKPFSRDSITEINRLESALAAAGIGSWELDLNNNQFWLCERAKSLFDFSGKDIVPYNELLLSVHADDRQATELSIKNALESASSGIFEIDLRIRNSGSVQPHWLHWKGQAYFDDYGAPIRFSGIVQNATSQVLAKKQLYESENKLRSLIDNTPDVITRWNTNLELIFANTAFEEKTGTDNASLLGKTNQQMGQPENTAMAYMKCLQTVIDTRMPQEHYNSFQTSKGEIYFYSRLVPELGDNGQVQSVLAIARDITDLRSSEARFQTMVEQSPMAIGLFNSREMIVEVGNDKIFEVWGKDKSIIGQRLLEALPEIEGQGYLELLQGVYDTGTPFFGNEMLVKLVRNNELQNVYFDLTYTPLRDSLNSITGVMVLATEVTEKVVARKALEKSEAKFRSLIEEAPIATCLLTGSEMNIEVANEAMLGYWAKNRSVLGKKIEDTLPELKGQAFLEILENVFKTGKTYTSKSAATKIEVNGKIDTYYFDFTYKPLLDISGKVYAILNMAVDVTQQVKTLIALEESEARLRSVIAAAPTAISLFVGRDLVIEMPNQSFIDVVGKGPDITGRPLREVMPELENQTFLRILDNVYTSGKMYQSFASEVSIVRQGVMTHNFYNISYTPLFNSDGEVYAILEIAIDVTEAVKTNQRLEENEQFSRSIFYNSPVAKMVVTGEQMEVVTINKNMMEILGRDLSILGKKFTEAIPELANTPLEEKLAYVFKTGHTYNQPEEMLVLMRYGKPYTGYYSYIYQALRNTNGEIYGIVITATEVTSQVQARQEIEEAESTLRSAIEMADLALWSIDPLTNKITYSDRLKQWLGTEKESGDFDTDLPYIPENDRKRVQSALQDAMWPGSDGIYNEEYTIENMRSGRRRIIHASGRTFLMIRASHIN; from the coding sequence ATGATGACCAATTTTCCAAAACCATTTAGTCGTGACAGTATTACTGAAATAAACAGACTGGAATCGGCTCTTGCAGCGGCTGGCATTGGCAGTTGGGAGCTTGATCTGAACAATAACCAGTTTTGGTTATGCGAACGGGCCAAATCCCTTTTTGATTTTTCAGGTAAAGATATTGTTCCGTATAATGAGCTGCTGTTATCTGTTCATGCTGATGACAGGCAGGCGACCGAACTATCTATAAAAAATGCTCTTGAATCCGCATCCAGCGGCATTTTCGAAATTGATCTGCGCATTCGGAATTCAGGCAGCGTACAGCCACATTGGTTACATTGGAAAGGGCAGGCTTATTTTGATGATTACGGAGCGCCTATCCGCTTTTCAGGAATCGTTCAGAATGCTACTTCCCAGGTCCTCGCAAAAAAGCAGCTTTATGAAAGTGAAAATAAGTTGCGCAGCCTGATTGACAACACGCCGGATGTGATTACACGCTGGAATACTAATCTTGAGTTAATATTTGCCAATACCGCCTTCGAAGAGAAAACCGGAACAGATAATGCTTCCCTGCTAGGCAAGACCAACCAGCAAATGGGGCAGCCGGAAAATACTGCTATGGCTTATATGAAATGCCTGCAAACGGTAATTGACACACGTATGCCTCAGGAACACTACAATAGTTTTCAAACTTCCAAAGGAGAAATATATTTTTACTCCCGGCTGGTGCCAGAGTTGGGAGATAATGGGCAGGTTCAAAGTGTATTGGCAATTGCCAGGGATATTACTGATCTGAGATCCAGCGAAGCCAGGTTCCAGACAATGGTGGAGCAATCGCCGATGGCTATCGGGCTTTTCAATAGCAGGGAGATGATTGTAGAAGTTGGGAATGACAAAATCTTTGAAGTATGGGGGAAGGACAAATCTATTATTGGCCAGCGCCTTTTAGAAGCCTTACCAGAAATAGAAGGCCAAGGATATCTTGAATTACTGCAAGGTGTTTATGATACCGGAACACCTTTTTTTGGCAATGAAATGCTGGTGAAGCTGGTTAGAAACAATGAATTACAGAATGTTTATTTTGACCTGACTTATACTCCGCTGCGTGATTCCTTGAATAGCATCACAGGGGTTATGGTACTGGCAACTGAAGTAACTGAAAAGGTTGTTGCGAGGAAAGCACTGGAAAAAAGCGAGGCCAAGTTCCGTTCGTTAATTGAAGAAGCACCGATAGCAACCTGTTTGCTGACAGGAAGTGAAATGAATATTGAAGTTGCCAACGAAGCAATGCTGGGTTATTGGGCGAAGAACAGGTCTGTTCTTGGTAAAAAAATAGAAGACACTTTACCCGAACTAAAAGGCCAGGCATTTTTAGAAATATTAGAAAATGTATTTAAAACCGGCAAAACATACACAAGCAAAAGTGCTGCTACCAAAATTGAAGTGAATGGTAAAATAGATACCTATTACTTTGATTTTACCTACAAGCCATTGTTGGACATATCAGGCAAAGTATATGCTATCCTGAACATGGCAGTAGATGTTACACAGCAGGTAAAAACACTGATTGCATTAGAAGAAAGTGAAGCCCGGTTAAGGTCAGTTATAGCAGCGGCTCCTACCGCCATCAGCCTGTTCGTTGGCAGGGATCTGGTTATCGAAATGCCCAATCAGTCGTTTATCGACGTTGTGGGAAAAGGTCCGGATATCACTGGCAGGCCGCTGCGTGAAGTAATGCCGGAACTGGAAAACCAAACGTTTTTACGGATACTGGACAATGTTTACACTTCAGGTAAAATGTACCAGAGCTTTGCCTCAGAGGTAAGTATTGTTCGTCAAGGCGTTATGACGCACAACTTTTATAATATAAGTTATACCCCGCTTTTTAATTCTGACGGTGAAGTATATGCCATCCTGGAGATTGCCATTGATGTAACGGAAGCGGTAAAAACAAACCAGAGACTGGAAGAAAATGAGCAATTTTCCCGCAGTATCTTTTACAATTCGCCCGTGGCGAAGATGGTGGTTACAGGGGAGCAAATGGAAGTCGTGACGATTAACAAAAACATGATGGAAATCCTGGGGCGTGACCTGTCCATACTGGGAAAGAAATTTACAGAAGCTATTCCTGAACTGGCCAATACCCCTCTGGAAGAAAAACTTGCGTATGTTTTTAAAACCGGACATACTTACAATCAACCGGAAGAAATGCTTGTGCTGATGCGTTATGGAAAACCATATACCGGATATTACAGTTATATATACCAGGCACTGCGAAACACAAATGGTGAAATCTATGGCATAGTCATCACCGCAACAGAAGTAACGAGCCAGGTGCAGGCAAGGCAGGAAATAGAAGAAGCAGAAAGTACATTACGCAGTGCGATTGAAATGGCCGACCTGGCTTTATGGAGCATTGACCCGCTTACTAATAAAATAACTTATAGTGACCGCCTGAAACAATGGCTCGGCACTGAGAAAGAATCAGGTGATTTTGATACTGATTTGCCTTATATCCCGGAAAACGACCGTAAACGTGTACAGTCGGCGTTACAGGATGCAATGTGGCCGGGAAGTGATGGCATTTATAATGAAGAATATACCATTGAAAACATGCGTAGCGGCCGCCGCAGGATTATTCATGCAAGCGGAAGAACTTTTTTAATGATCAGGGCAAGCCATATAAATTAA
- a CDS encoding xanthine dehydrogenase family protein subunit M, protein MNNFIYTKAHSVQDAVDKVGGKTDAKFVAGGTNLIDLMKYSLTRASTLIDVNPIEGHHSIEEKDGGIRLGAFVTNAKTAYHPLIEERYPLLSRAILAGASAQIRNMATNGGNLLQRTRCYYFYDANTPCNKREPGSGCSALMGYNRIMAILGTSDSCIAVFPSDMCVALAALDAVVNISGPDGERSIAFTDFHRLPGNTPHIDNNLLHGEVITSIDIPEKGFCKNYSYLKLRDRNSYAFALVSVATGLELEGGIIKEARIALGGVAHVPWRGKNGEEFLKDKEPTRDNFAHAAEIILSGAIGYEYNSFKIELAKRAIVRNCIMALHPETQLPGAQPSA, encoded by the coding sequence ATGAATAACTTCATTTATACTAAGGCACATTCAGTACAGGATGCAGTTGATAAAGTAGGTGGGAAGACGGATGCGAAATTCGTAGCTGGTGGCACAAACCTGATCGACCTCATGAAATACAGCCTCACCAGGGCAAGTACACTTATAGATGTAAATCCAATAGAAGGACACCACAGCATAGAAGAAAAAGATGGCGGAATTCGTTTGGGTGCGTTCGTAACCAATGCCAAAACAGCCTATCATCCGCTTATCGAAGAACGTTACCCATTATTGTCCCGTGCAATATTGGCCGGAGCTTCAGCGCAGATCAGGAACATGGCGACCAATGGCGGTAATCTGTTGCAGCGCACAAGATGTTACTATTTTTATGACGCAAATACTCCCTGCAACAAACGTGAGCCGGGTTCTGGCTGTTCGGCCTTAATGGGCTACAACCGGATCATGGCTATACTGGGAACGAGCGATAGTTGTATTGCCGTATTTCCATCCGATATGTGTGTGGCCCTGGCTGCACTGGATGCAGTTGTAAATATTTCGGGGCCAGATGGCGAACGTAGCATTGCATTTACCGATTTTCACAGGTTACCGGGCAATACACCTCATATTGACAACAATTTGCTGCATGGTGAGGTCATCACCAGTATTGATATTCCTGAAAAAGGATTTTGCAAAAATTATTCCTACCTGAAACTACGCGACCGTAACTCCTACGCCTTTGCACTCGTGTCAGTTGCCACAGGACTGGAACTGGAAGGTGGTATTATCAAAGAGGCAAGGATTGCATTGGGTGGAGTAGCACATGTTCCTTGGAGAGGGAAAAATGGAGAAGAATTTTTGAAGGATAAAGAACCAACGCGGGACAACTTTGCGCACGCAGCAGAGATTATTCTGAGCGGTGCCATCGGTTATGAATACAATAGTTTCAAAATTGAACTGGCAAAAAGGGCCATTGTACGTAATTGTATCATGGCGCTTCATCCTGAAACGCAATTGCCCGGAGCACAGCCTTCGGCTTAA
- a CDS encoding (2Fe-2S)-binding protein: MILPYPIVPDVTDDGFDTQTVTLNVNRMKIELQILPWVSLLDALREYSDLTGTKKGCDHGQCGACTVLCDGERILSCLTLAVMKEGSEITTIEGIAQDGQLHELQKAFIEYDAFQCGYCTPGQICSAIGMLREGKAKTRDEVKELMSGNLCRCGANNNIIDAIMDVKNQGNYE, from the coding sequence ATGATATTGCCATACCCCATAGTTCCGGACGTTACCGATGATGGTTTTGATACACAAACGGTAACGCTTAATGTTAACAGAATGAAAATTGAGTTACAGATATTACCCTGGGTAAGTCTATTGGATGCTTTGAGGGAATACTCAGACCTGACTGGTACCAAAAAAGGTTGTGATCACGGGCAATGCGGTGCCTGTACTGTACTTTGTGATGGCGAGCGAATCCTAAGTTGCCTTACACTGGCTGTAATGAAAGAAGGTTCCGAAATTACGACCATAGAAGGAATTGCACAGGATGGCCAGCTGCACGAATTGCAAAAAGCATTTATCGAATACGATGCTTTTCAGTGCGGTTACTGTACGCCAGGACAAATATGCAGTGCTATTGGAATGTTGCGTGAAGGAAAAGCAAAAACCAGGGATGAAGTAAAGGAACTGATGAGTGGGAACCTTTGCCGCTGTGGTGCCAATAATAATATAATTGACGCAATCATGGACGTAAAAAATCAGGGAAATTATGAATAA
- a CDS encoding YsnF/AvaK domain-containing protein — protein MDPENNMQNHLADGQTLVFPVIEEEITVGKRDVEIGKVLISKRVYEEESIVNALLTSEEVTVERREINQYIDHAPPAIRQENGVTIISVIKEVLVVEKRLMLVEELHVTKHKTTNSTTINETLRKEEITITRSAPGTDI, from the coding sequence ATGGATCCGGAAAATAATATGCAGAATCATCTCGCAGATGGGCAGACACTCGTTTTTCCAGTCATTGAAGAAGAAATTACTGTGGGGAAACGTGATGTAGAAATTGGTAAGGTCCTTATTTCTAAGAGAGTGTACGAGGAAGAATCAATAGTAAACGCATTGTTAACTTCTGAGGAAGTCACAGTGGAAAGAAGGGAAATCAATCAGTATATTGACCACGCACCACCAGCGATACGGCAGGAAAATGGCGTAACAATTATATCGGTTATTAAAGAAGTTTTGGTGGTTGAAAAGCGTCTGATGCTGGTGGAGGAACTGCACGTCACAAAGCACAAAACGACCAATTCAACGACTATCAATGAAACCTTGAGAAAGGAAGAAATAACAATTACAAGGAGTGCGCCTGGCACAGATATTTAG
- a CDS encoding YsnF/AvaK domain-containing protein, with product MSNTVVGIFEYTSEAQAAKEYLLKNGYADESVDIEVQISDDATSTGAQVYKEESGDRISDFFKNLFGDDDDEVNNYTQAGRKGTILTVHADSADEAEAAAHILDNYGAVDVHDYASKITDTSGSIYNVDGAYGAPQSDVSDTNPDTIKVIEEDFQVGKREVQTGGIRLKSRIVERPVEENIRLRQEYVSVERTPVNRIATEADFETFKEGTIELTEYAEVPVVSKEARVVEEVSLRKDVEVKDELITDTVRSTEVETEDLTDEEKIRKSGFDI from the coding sequence ATGTCAAATACGGTAGTAGGAATATTCGAATATACAAGTGAAGCACAGGCAGCCAAAGAATATTTGTTGAAAAACGGCTATGCTGACGAAAGCGTTGATATTGAAGTACAGATTTCAGATGATGCAACAAGCACTGGAGCTCAGGTTTATAAAGAAGAAAGTGGTGACCGCATAAGTGATTTTTTCAAAAATCTCTTTGGTGATGACGACGACGAAGTTAATAATTATACACAGGCCGGGCGTAAAGGAACAATTTTGACGGTTCATGCTGATTCCGCTGATGAAGCAGAGGCCGCAGCACACATTCTTGATAATTATGGTGCAGTTGATGTTCACGACTATGCTTCCAAAATAACCGACACATCAGGCAGTATATACAATGTTGACGGTGCATACGGTGCTCCGCAATCTGATGTTTCAGATACTAATCCTGATACGATCAAAGTCATTGAAGAAGATTTTCAGGTAGGAAAACGTGAGGTACAAACAGGTGGTATCCGTTTGAAAAGCCGAATAGTGGAACGACCGGTGGAAGAGAATATCCGTTTGCGGCAGGAATATGTATCGGTTGAGCGTACTCCTGTTAATCGTATTGCTACGGAAGCAGATTTTGAAACATTTAAAGAAGGTACGATCGAATTGACCGAATATGCGGAAGTTCCGGTAGTATCCAAGGAGGCCCGTGTTGTAGAAGAAGTCAGCCTGCGAAAAGATGTGGAAGTGAAGGATGAATTAATCACTGACACTGTACGCAGTACAGAGGTTGAAACCGAAGACCTTACAGACGAAGAAAAAATCCGCAAATCAGGATTTGATATATAG